The Chordicoccus furentiruminis DNA window CTTTGTCCCTGCAGAAGGTGCTTTTCATTCCAGGCGGTCGTTCCGTGCCTCAGAATATACAGTTCCATCTCTTCCTCCTCCGCTTCCGGCGGCCAGTACGGAAACGGACCGCATGCAGCCTGGCTTCCGTAAAAAGCTGCGGCAGTCTTCCCGCCGCAGCCCTCCGTTACTTTCTCAGCTCAATCCCCAGCGACTCAAGCCCCCGGAGTATCTTCTTCATGGCTGTCTGAATCTCCGCGTCTTCAAGCGTCTTGTCCCTGTGACGGAAGGTCAGCGAGTACGCCATCGACTTGAAGCCGGGCAGAATCGGCGCGCCTTCGTAAAGATCGAACAGTTCGCAGCTCTCCAGCACGGAACCGCTCTCCGACCGGATTACGGATTCGATCTCCGCGTTGGTCACCTTCTTCGGGACGATCATGCTGATATCCCGGGAAACCGCCGGATACTTCGCGATCCCCTCATACTTCCAGTCGAAGGAAACCAGCGGAAGAATCGATTTCAGATCGAGAACCGCGATATAGACCCGGTCGCCGATGCCGTAGTTTTTGAGCACCAGCGGATGGACCTCACCGATCTCCCCGATCGCCGTCGTTCCGCTGAGAATCTGCGCCTGACGGCCCGGATGAAAGTAAGGCCGCTTCGGCTCCGATGCGTACGTCCGCTCCCCCCGGATTCCGAGCCGGTCGAAGATCAGCTCGACAGCCCCCTTCATATCGAAGAAGTCACCCTTGCCGTACATGCCCAACGTCAGCTTCATCCGCTCGTCCGGAAGTTCGGTCAGCGGCAGCTGCGCCGGCAGGTAGACATTGCCCGTCTCGTAGAGACGGACATCCTTGTTCCGACGGGCGAAGTTCGTGGCCAGAGAGGTCAGCATGCCGCCAAGTGACGTGGTGCGCATGATCGAAAATTCCGGTCCGAGCGGATTCCGGATTTCGATAGCCTTCCGCTCCGGCGCATCCGCCGGAAGCATCAGACGGTCGAAGACCTTCGGTGACTCGAAGCTGTAGCAGTATCCCTGTGAGAATCCGCAGTCCTCCGCAACGGCACCGGCCAGCGAACGGACTCTCATATCGAACCGGAGACCTCCCGCCGTCGCCGATCCCTTCGGAAGCGTGTTCGGGATCTTCGCGTAGCCGTAGAAACGGGCGACCTCTTCCGCCAGATCACAGGTTCTCTTCAGATCCTGCCGGAAGGTCGGCGCGATCACCGCATTCCGTTCTCTGTCATACACGAGCTCTTCCTTCTCAAAATACCGGATCATCTCCTCCGGAGATACCTCGATGCCGAGCATCCGGTTAATCCGCTCCGGCTCAAACGGAATCTCCACCTGCTCCCGTTTCACCGGATAATAGTCGATGGCTCCGCCGACAACCTCTCCGGCGCCGAAGGCCTCCATCAGCTCGCAGGCCCGGTTCATCGCCTCGAGAGCGGTATTGGGATCAAGCCCCTTGTCGAACTTCTGGGAAGCGTCGGTCTGATGGCCGAGCCGCTTCGACGTGAGACGAATGTTTGTCCCGTCAAAGCAGGCTGCCTCAAAGAGCACAGTGGTACAGTCGTCTCCGATCATGGAGTTTTCTCCGCCCATGATACCGGCGAGACCGATCGCCTTCTCTCCGTCGCAGATCATCAGCATCCGGTCGTCCAGCGTATGCTCCTGACCGTCCAGCGTGACGAACCGCTCGCCATCCTGTGCCCGCCGGACGACGATCCGGTGGCCCGCCACCTTGTCGTAGTCATAGGAATGCATCGGCTGACCGTATTCTTCCATGATGAAATTGGTGATATCCACCACGTTGTTGATCGGGCGGATGCCGTTGGAGGCGAGGCAGCGCTGCATCCACTTCGGCGAAGGACCGATCTTCACGTTCTTCACCACCCTGGCGGTATACCGCGGGCAGAGGGAAGGCTCCTCCACGCTCACACTGACATAGTCCCGGACGTCCTCTCCGTTCCCGGTCTTCTTCGGAACCGGAGGATGGAAAGGCTTCCCGAATGTGGCAGCCGCCTCGCGCGCAATCCCGATCACGCTGTAGCAGTCCACCCGGTTCGATGTGATCTCATATTCGATGACCGCGTCGTGCAGCCCGAGTTCTTCGATGGCGTCCGCTCCTGCCGGCGTGCCTTCGGGGAAGACATAGATTCCTTCCGGATCAGCCTCCGGATAAAACTCATGGGAGCTTCCCAGCTCCTCGATGGAGCAGATCATGCCGTCTGACTCCACTCCGCGGAGCTTTCCCTTTTTGATCCGCACGCCGCCTTCCGCCCTGCCGCCGGCATGGGTCCCGGCGACGCGGCCTCCCGCGAGCACGACAGGCACGAGCTGTCCCGCCGCCACATTCGGCGCGCCGCAGACGATCTGAAGCGGGGATCCGTTCCCCACATCCACAGTGCAGACATGGAGGTGGTCGGAATCCGGATGCTTCTCACAGGTAAGCACACGCCCGACCACGATCTTCTCAAGTTCGCTGTCCAGTTCCTTAAAACCTTCCACCTTGGTGCCGGAAAGGGTCATGGCGTCACAGTATTCCTTCGCCGTCACGTCGAGATCCGGCACATATCTTCTGATCCATGAAAGTGATGTATTCATTTTATCTCCCAGCCTTTCTGATCTGCTGTCCTGACTCCTTCACGGGCTCGTCCCGGTGCGCTGCCTGTCCCGAAAACAGGCGCCCGCCCGCTCAGCGCCTCATGAAAACTGATTCAGGAAGCGGATATCGTTCTCATAGAGCAGACGCATATCGTCGATCTCGTACTTCAGGAGCGCGATCCGCTCAAGGCCCACGCCGAAGGCAAACCCGCCGTACTCTTCCGGATCGAGGCCGCACATCTCAAGCACATGGGGATGGACCATCCCGCAGCCGAGGATCTCGATCCAGCCCTCGCCCTTGCAGAAGCGGCAGCCCTTTCCGCCGCACTTGAAGCACGACACGTCCATCTCGGCGGAAGGTTCCGTGAACGGGAAATGATGCGGGCGGAACTTCGTCTTCGTGTCCGGACCGAACAGCTCTTTCGCGAATACGTCCAGCGTTCCTTTCAGATCCGCGAAGGTGATGTCCTTGTCGATCACAAGTCCCTCGATCTGATGGAAGGAGGGAGAATGCGTGGCGTCGACTTCATCCGCGCGGAACACGCGCCCCGGCGAGATCATCCGGATCGGCAGTTTTCCCTGTTCCATGATTCTTGCCTGTACCGGCGATGTCTGCGTGCGGAGCAGGATGTCGTCCGTGATATAGAAGGTATCCTGCTCATCCTTTGCCGGATGGTTCGCCGGGATATTGAGCTTTGTGAAATTGTACTCGTCGTATTCGATTTCCGGACCTTCGATCACCTCATAGCCCATTCCGACAAAGATTCTCTCGACTTCCTCAAGCGCGATCGTATTCGGATGACGGTGTCCCATCTTCTGCTTCTTCGCGGGAAGCGTCACATCGATGGTCTCGGAGGCAAGGCGTGCGTTCAGCCGCTCCGCCTCGAGACGGGCTTTTGTCTCCTCCAGACGCGCCTCGATATGAGCGCGTGCGTCATTCACCCATTTTCCGACCATCGGACGCTCTTCCTTCGGCACGTCCTTCATTCCTTTCAGGACCTGGGTCAGCGTGCCTTTCTTTCCGAGTACGGCGACACGGATTTCATTGAGACGCTCCATCGCGTCGGCACGGCCGATTTCCTCTGCCGCCTTCTCCTCAATCTCCCGAACCTTGTTCTCTGTCTCACTCATGTCTGTCCTCCCTGTCAGGCTGGCTGACTTGCTGATTCATTTCACTGAAACGGCTGTAGAAATCCGGCTGCTCCTCCGGAGGCCTCGCGGCGCGGGCTGCATGCCCCTCATCATACCATGGAATCACAATATCAGACGGCTGACGCGAGGGCAGTGTCTCACCGTCGCCGTCCCGGATCGGTTTCCAGACGGAATGCTCGTCCAGCTCGTTTTCGATTGCCTGCTGCCTTCTCGCGGACGCGTCCCTCATGACCCCGATGGTGCTCACGATCACGTTTTCCTCCGGATCCTCGTATATCACCCGGTTCAGCTCCGCGCCGAACAGCAGGAAGTAACAGCAGAAATACAGCCAGATCATGGCCAGCACAACGCCGGTCAGACTTCCGTAGATACTGCTGAAATTCTGATTGTGCTCATAGTAGATGGACATCAGATAGGAAAAGAACATCCACACGGTGGACACGATCAGAGCTCCCGGGAACTGGCTGCGGAACGTATAGTGGCAGTTCGGCAGGAACTTGTAGATAAAGAGAAAAACGATGATCAGTCCGAAGTAACCGGCCAGCGAGCGAAAGCGGAACAGGAACCGGTACACCTCATCGAAGCCGGGGGCCGAACGGATCAGCCAGCTCCGGATCCCCGGTCCGAAAATCGAAAGCAGGAGCGCCGCCATCACGAACAGCATGAAGAAGACGACATAGAGCATGGATCGGACACGGAGAAAAAACCATCCTCTCGTTTCCTTCGCCTTACTGATCACATTGAGCCCGTTGCTCAGCGCGTGAAAGACTTTCGCGGCTGACCAGATCAGGATCAGGACCGAGAGCGGAACGATGACATACGAGTTGGACTGAGCCTCATGGATAATCGTCATCACGTACTCCTTGAGGCCGGACGGGACGATTGCGAGAAGAGAGGCGGTCAGGCCGGAAACATCGGCGTGCTCGCTTCTGGCCGCCGCCATGATGATCATGAAGAACGGGACGAAGGAAATCATAAGAAAATAGGCGCACGTTGCTGCATATGCGCCCATGTGATCATCCTGCATCCGTTTTCCGAATGAGTTGAATATCTTCAGAACATCCCTGATCATCGAATCTGCATCCGTCCCTTACTCCACGGTGCTGAACGTGTAGCACGTCGTCGTGCTGTACCTTTCTCCGGCCTCGAGCCGGGGGCTCTCGAAGGCGAGCACATTGACCGCGTTCGGGAAGTGCTGGGTTTCAAGCGCGAAGCCTTCCCGGCGTCCGTAGACGTGTCCGTGCTTGCCTGCCGGACCGGAGATGAAGTTGCCCGCGTAGAACTGCAGGCCCGGCTGGTCCGTCATCACGCTCATCCGGATACCGCTCTTTTCCGACCAGGCTTCGGCCACGGTTCTGAGTCCGGACCCGTTCAGAGCAAAGTTGTGGTCATAGCCGCCGGTATGCTCCAGCTGCTCGCTGACCGTCCCGGCATCCCGGCCGATCGGCTTCGCCCTGCGGAAATCGAATGGTGTGCCGTCGACGCGCTCGACCGTCCCGTATGGAATCGAATACTCGTCGACCGGCGTGTATCCGTCAGCGTCGATCATCAGCATCGTGTCCATGATCGTGCCGCTCCCCTCACCGTCAAGGTTGAAGTAGCTGTGGTTCGTCATATTGACCACCGTGCTTCGGTCGGCGGATCCCTCATAGTGGATCTTCACTTTATTCTGCTCAGTGAGCATGTAGGTGACGGAGACGCGAAACTCGCCCGGGAACCCCTGATCGCCGTCCGGAGAGACCAGAGAGAAGGTCACACAGCCGTTCTTCTCGTCCGTCTTCGCCTTCCACATCCGGAACTCGTAGCCATCCGGCCCGCTGTGCAGATTGTTCCGGTTCTTCTCGTTCTTCGCAAGCTGATATTCCACGCCGTCCAGCGTGAAGCTGCCACCCTCAATCCGGTTCCCGTAGCGTCCGATGGTCGCGCCGAAGTGAGGCGGATTCTGCTCATAATCTCTGACCTTGTCATATCCGAGAGCCACATCCGTCAGCCTGCCGCTCCGATCCGGAACGACAACGTCCACCAGAACCGCGCCGTAATCGATCACCCGGATCGACGCGCCGCCCCGGTTCGTCACGCGATACGCCGTGACACGTTGTCCGTCAGCTGTTGTGCCAAAGTCAGAACTTTCGATTTTCATTTTTCCGCTTTCTTTTCCTTTTCTGTCTTAATAGGGATTCCGTTCCGGCAGCCCGGAACAGCAAAACCCGGAATGCCGTTCCTGTCGGACTGACACCTGTCCAGCGTCAGGTGGGCGACCGCAGACCGTTCTCTGTCTTCCTCCGTTCACGTGAGGCCTGACATCAAGACGGACGATGTAGGAAGCCCCGGATTTCATTTGCAGGTTCAGCATAATAGCAGGGGATCGCACATTCCAGGTCTGGTACAGATTATAAACGATTACAGGAATCCGGTCAATTCGGTGTACAGATCTTTTGCGTAGGAATCCGTCATGCCGCAGACCGTATCCGCCGCCATCTGGATTCTGGCGTAGAGCACCTCCGCGTCGTCCGCGTCCGCCGACGCTCTTCTGCAGACACGTGCGTAGTTCTCCGGTATCAGCGAGAGATACTTCTCCTCCATGAGGCCCGGCCTGTCCTCATCGAAGACGAGTGCGGCCGGAACGAGATGATCCAGAAGAAACGTGAGAATCCGGTTGGCGGCGATCTCGGTCTTATAGATCGACATCGACGTGAACGCGTAGTCATAGGCAACAGACTTAAGCGCCGCAAGGAGCGTGCCGGCGGGTTTCGCCGAGAGAAGCTCTTTTCCGAAGCGTCCCTCCATCAGCGCGTCATAGTGGGCGATGAAACTGTTCGCCGCTGCGGTCACCAGCCCGTCCTGCATCTCCCTGAGCCAGCTCCGGATCGCGGCCTCCTCCGGTCTCACCGCACCCGAAAGACGGGCCAGATCAAAGAGATCGGAAAGCCTTGCCCGCCACAGTGCCGGCACGCCCCGTTCCCTCAGCTCATGCGTAAAGGTCGGAAAATCAAAAAAGCCTTTCCGGAATGCATCCTCGATGTCCGCTGTGGCGTAGGCGATGTCATCCGCCGCTTCGAGAATAAAGGCCAGAGGATTGCGTTTTCCTCCGGCTCCCGTCTCCGCCTCAACCGCCTCGAACAGCTCCTTCTCGGAATAAAAATAGCCGAACTTCCTCCGGGCTGCGCATCCGGAAGCCGGATCCGCCTCGACGGAGGACACCGGATACTTGATCACAGCGCCCAGCAGACCGAAGGTCAGGTTCAGCCCGTCCTGATGCACCGGATAATCCAGCTTTGATACCAGTCTCAGTCCCTGCGCGTTCCCTTCGAAGCCGCAGAAATCGCTTTTCATCTGGGGTGTCATCAGGTCGGCTGCCGGCTTTCCGCGAAAACGAAGGGCCGGCAGATTGCTGCGGAACCACTCCCGGATCGAATCCTCTCCGAAATGGCCGAAAGGCGGGTTCCCGATATCGTGAACCAGTCCCGCGCATTCCAGCACGAGACTCAGATCCGCCTTCATCCCGGCGTCAAATGACGGATCCAGCCGGTCGCGCAGAATCGCCGATCCGATGTTTGCGCCCAGTGACCGGCCGATGGAGGCGGCTTCCAGCGAATGTGTCAGCCGCGTGCGGATAAAATCGCTCTTATCCAGCGGAAAAACCTGAGTTTTATCCTGGAGGCGCCGGAAGGAAGCGCTCACGATGATCCGGTGATAGTCTTTTTCAAACTCCGTCCTCAGATCCTGTCCCGTCCGTCCGGACGGTGTCCGGCCCGGCCTTTTTTCAGATAACAGTTCCCTCCAGTTCATCATTCCGCTCTCCCCGAGATATGACTCAGCCGCGGACGCCGAGAATCCGCTCCACTTCCGCGGGCATGTCCTTCACATCGCAGACCGTTCTGTGACGGACCGGTGCGGTACGGATATCCGTGATCGCTGCAGGTTCCTTCACGCCGGAAAGCTCCGACAGAAGGTCGATCAGAGCAAAATCATCCAGTCCATTCGCCTTTTCCGGCGCGATGGCTCCGACCACACTGCCTGCAAACTTGAACGGACTGGCCGTTGAAGCGATCACCGTCGGCGTCTCATCTCCGGTCTCCTCCCGATAGCACCGGTACACCGCGTTGGCGATGCCGGTATGGGTGTCGATCACATAGCCGGTCTTCTCGTAAAGAGCGCGGATCCCCGCGAAATTCTCTTCCTCCGTGGCGAATCCGCCGCGGAAATCGGTCAGCTTCGCCCGCATATCGTCGGTGATGCTGTAGTCTCCGTCTCTGGCCAGCCGCTCCATGAAGCCGCGGCAGCGGTCCGGATCGTCGCCGGAGATGTGGTAAATCAGCCGCTCCAGATTGCTGGAGATCAGGATGTCCATGGAAGGAGACGAGGTCAGGATGAACTCCCTGCGGCGGTCATACTCGCCGGTAGCGAAGAAATCTGCCAGCACCCTGTTCGTGTTGGAGGCGCAGATCAGGCGGTTCACCGGGAGACCCATCCTTTTGGCGTAATACGCGGCCAGAATATTTCCGAAATTGCCGGTCGGCACCGTGATGTTGATCTTCTCCCCTTCATGTATGTTTCCGGAGGAGAGCAGCTGGCAGTAGGCGTAGACATAGTAGACAATCTGCGGCACCAGCCGTCCGATGTTGATGGAATTCGCGGAGGAGAAACGGAAGCCGGCCCTGCCGATCCGTTCTTCCATCTCCCGGTCATTGAACATCCGCTTCACAGCGCTCTGGGCATCGTCGAAGTTGCCGTTGATCGCGATGACATGCGTGTTGGATCCGCGCTGCGTCACCATCTGCTTCTCCTGGATATGCGATACGCCGTCCTTCGGATAGAACACAATGATCTCCGTGCCCGGCACGTCCGCGAACCCTGCCATCGCCGCCTTGCCCGTGTCGCCGGACGTCGCCGTCAGAATCACGATCTTCTTATCCTCACCGTTTTTCCTGGCGGCCGTCGTCATCAGATACGGAAGAATCGAAAGCGCCATATCCTTGAACGCGATCGTTGACCCGTGGTACAGCTCCAGATACCAGGCTCCATCCTTCTCCGTAAGCGGCGCGATCAGCGGCGTATCGAACTTGCTGTCATAGGCCCCTCGGATGCAGGCGCGCAGTTCATCCTCCGTGAAGTCCGTGAGGAACCGGCTCATCACCCGGCAGGCAATCTCCTGATAGGAAAGAGACGCCAGCTCTGACAGGGATCCGGGCAGCGAAGGAATCTCCGTCGGAACAAAAAGGCCTCCGTCTTCGCTCAGGCCCTGCAGGATCGCCTCCGACGCTGTGACATACGTATTGCTTCTCGTGCTTCTGTATCTGATGTCCATCTGTGTCCGCTCCTTTATTCCATATGGATCATTTATTATTGACTGCCGTTACCAGCGCGTCAATGGAAGCCCGGATGATATCCGGATCCAGTCCCGCGCCCCAGGTCATCGTGCCGTCTGGCCAGCTGAGGCCCACATACGCGATCGCCCGGGAAGAGGAACTCTTCTCCAATGCATGCTCCGTGTAGACATCGAGAGCGTAGTCCAGATGATACGCCTCCTTCAGCGCGTTGCTGACCGCGTCGAGACGGCCGTTTCCTGTCGCCATCGTGACCACCGGCTCCTCGTCGTTGATCGAAGATGTGACATGCGCCGTGATGCCGTCCTTCTGCTCGAAATGCACCTCGTTCACATGGATCGGCGCCGTCAGGCCCTCAAACTCATCCTTGAAGATCTCGAAGATCTCTTCCGGCGTCAGCTCCTCATGCTTCCTGTCTGAGACCGCCTTGCAGGCGTAGCCCATGGCCTCCTTCATCTTCTTCGGCAGCATCAGGCCGAAGCGGTTTTCGAGAATGTAGCCCACGCCGCCCTTTCCGGACTGGCTGTTGATCCGGATGACATCCGCGTCGTAGTTGCGGCCCACATCGGTCGGATCGATCGGAAGGTACGGAACCGTCCAGTGATCCGGATCACGCTCCTCGCGCCATTTCATACCCTTCGCGATCGCGTCCTGATGCGATCCGGAGAACGCCGCGAAGACCAGCTGTCCGGCGTACGGGGACCGCTCATAGACGTTCATGCCGGTGCACTGCTCATAGGTTTCGGTGATCTTCGGCATATTGCCAAGATCAAGCTTCGGGTCGACGCCCTGGGAGTACAGATTCATCGCCAGCGTGATGATGTCGACGTTTCCGGTGCGCTCGCCGTTGCCGAACAGCGTCCCCTCCACACGATCCGCGCCGGCAAGAAGGCCCATCTCGGTGTCCGCCACGCCGCAGCCGCGGTCATTGTGCGGATGAAGCGAAAGGACCACGCTGTCCCGGTACGAAAGATGCCGGTTCATGTATTCCACCTGCTGGGCGAACACATGGGGCATTGACAGCTCCACCGTCACCGGCAGATTGATGATCGCTTTCCGCTCCGGCGTCGGCTTCCATACATCAAGCACCGCGTTGCAGACCTCCAGCGCGTAGGACGGTTCTGTTCCGGTGAAGCTCTCCGGGCTGTACTCAAAACGAAGATCCTGATCCGATTCCGCCGCCAGCTCGGCGAGCAGCGCTGCACCGTCAACCGCGATCTTCTGGATATCCGCCTTGGATTTTCTGAACACCTGCTGGCGCTGTGCCACAGACGTGGAGTTATACACATGCACGATCGCGTGCGGCGCGCCCTTGATCGCCTCGAACGTCCGGCGGATGATGTGCTCCCTTGCCTGCGTCAGCACCTGAATCGTCACATCATCCGGAATCAGATTCCGTTCGATCAGCGTCCGGCAGAGAACATACTCCGTCTCCGAAGCGGCGGGAAATCCGATCTCGATTTCCTTGAAGCCAAGCTGGATCAGAAGCTGATAGAAGGCGAGTTTCTGCTCGAGGCTCATCGGAACCACAAGCGACTGATTACCGTCTCTCAGATCCACGCTGCACCAGATCGGTGCCTCATCGATATGGTCCTTCTTCACCCAGTCGAAGCAGGGTTCCGGCGGAAGCACATACTGTCTCTGATACTTTCTGTAGTCAAACATGTTCCATCTACTTCCTTTCCAGTTTTATTTTGCGCCGCGGTGACTGAACAGTACGCCTACGGTCTGAAGCAGAATCTTCAGATCCAGCGTCAATGACCAGTTGTCTATATATTCCAGATCCAGTCTCACCACTTCATCGAAGTCCGTGATGTCCGATCGACCGCTCACCTGCCACATGCCCGTAAGTCCCGGCGTCATGCTGATCCGCCGGCGGTAATGCTCATTGTACTGCTCGAATTCCTTTTCAGTCGGAGGCCTTGTTCCGACCAGCGACATATCACCCTTCAGAACATTCAGGAACTGGGGAAACTCATCAAGAGATGTCTTTCTGAGGAATGCCCCCACCTTCGTGACGCGCGGGTCGTCCTCCATCTTGAACATAAGCCCGTTCATCTCGTTCTGCTTCAGCAGGTCCTTCTTGCGTGCCTCCGCGTCCTGATACATCGAGCGGAATTTGTAAATCCGGAACCGCCGCCCGTTCTTTCCCACTCTCGTCTGGGAAAAGAAAACCGGACCCGGAGAATCCAGTTTGATCGCCGGCGCGATGAACAGCGTCAGAATGCCGGTGACCGCAAGCCCGACGATGCCTCCGAGAATATCGAAAAAGCGTTTCACGAGCAGTTTCTTCTGACTGACCAGCGTCTTCTGGTAGGTGATGACGGAATAGGTTCCGTAGCTTCCCACATGGCTGGCCGCCGCCCCGATATTCGGCAGCTCCAGATTGTAATGACAGGTAACGCCCATCTCCTCGAATCCGAGAATCATCTGTCTGAGCTTCCGCTGGGAAATATCCGGCGTGTTGATGAAAACTTCGTCGAACGGTGTCTGAACCAGCACCTCGGTGAGGTCCCTGATCCCCGGCAGAACTGGGACGCCTTTTACCGTCTCTTCACTCCCCCCGGCGGGCTCATCGACCGCATAGGCCGCCGCCACGACCTGCGTGCTGACTCCCATTGTCCGACGGATCCGGTCGATCGTCTCCTCCATCAGCTCAGGCTCCGCGATAACCAGAATCTTGCTGACGGTCTTCTCTCCCTGCAGAAAGACCCGCAGGACTTTCTTCACGAGCACATGCGACACAAACATCAGCGCGAGGTTAATCAGCAGAAATCGTCCGACCAGCAGCCGGGATACCAGAAAGTATGTATGGGTCAGGAAAACGTAAACGCCGAGCACGACCAGCATCGTCGCATTATATTTGAGAACGGCTGAGAATTCCTTCAGCGTGCCCCGGACAAGATAATCGTGGTTCCAGTCGAGAAAGAAGTTGTAGGCGAAACAGAACAGAATAAAAAGAATGATCAGCTGATTGGCCGCAAAATTGCGGAAGCGGAAATCCGTCCCGTACCGGATCGCTTTTGAGATCCTGTAGGAGACAATGATGCACACCAGGTCGAGCAGCCAGATGCCGTAGGTCTGTATCATTCTGTACTTCGAATTCACGGATCGGATTTCCTCCAGTATGATTTTCAGCAGCTTTTGTTTTTTGCATGTACAAACAGCTGAACGTTTTTGACTGACAGTTCCTCTCTGATTGCGTAAGGCTGTGTATGAATTGTGTTCTGACGAAGAGTACGGAATCAGTGTGACCATCTTACCGCAACTTGTCGGGAAATGCAAAGGCTATATATGAGGCATGCCTGCTCCGCAGGCACTCATCGCGGCTGTCGCCGCATACATTAATGCCCCTCGCGGAAACTGCGAGCCACGCATTCGTGCCTGCTCCGCAGGCACGAATCGCGGCTGTCGCCGCATACGTTTGAACGGAAGCGCCTGCCCTTGTGCAAGCACAGGCAGGCGCTTCCGCCCAAACGTGCGTGGCTCGTAGCTTACGCGCAAAAAAAGACTCAGCTTCCGCTGAGTCTTAAACATAGCCGGTAAGGGAATCGAACCCTTGATTCCGCCGTGAGAGGGCGGCGTCTTAGCCGCTTGACCAACCGGCCGTGTTTTATCCTACCAGACAGGCCGTCCGGTTGCAAGCCTAAATTCGCTGCTTGATGCATTTATTTTCATACATCATGATCTTCCCATCATTTCAAGTGCTGCGTGTACAGCAGACCGGAGGCGGAACCGCATCCGTCCCCGGCCTGTCTCCCGCACTCACTCGCTCGTGATCGGCGTGATCCGGTTGGGATTGAAGAAAGAGGCCACATCCTTGATGCCGAGTATATCATAGGATCTGGCGTACGTCTCATGAGAGCTTCCGTCCACGGTCATCGCCTGATACATCGTGAATCCGTCCAGCGCCACGCGGCCTGTCCGCATATAGGTATCGCCGAACTCGGTCCAGCCCGCGTGACCGTCCACATTACAGAAGATCACATAGCCCTGATCCTTGAAATACTGATACTTCGGATTGTCCGCCGTGTAGCCGCCGGCTCCCCCGATATCGCCTCCGAAAGCGAAAATGATCTTGTCCGTCTTCCCGACAATGTTGCTGACGCAGGTCATCCAGCGTTCGTTGTCCGCCTTCAGCTGCTCCGCCGTCTTGTTTGAGGCGTTCCAGTGCGCGTAGGTGTGACTGGCGAAAGTCCAGCCGTTCGCCTTCATCGTC harbors:
- a CDS encoding 2-isopropylmalate synthase codes for the protein MFDYRKYQRQYVLPPEPCFDWVKKDHIDEAPIWCSVDLRDGNQSLVVPMSLEQKLAFYQLLIQLGFKEIEIGFPAASETEYVLCRTLIERNLIPDDVTIQVLTQAREHIIRRTFEAIKGAPHAIVHVYNSTSVAQRQQVFRKSKADIQKIAVDGAALLAELAAESDQDLRFEYSPESFTGTEPSYALEVCNAVLDVWKPTPERKAIINLPVTVELSMPHVFAQQVEYMNRHLSYRDSVVLSLHPHNDRGCGVADTEMGLLAGADRVEGTLFGNGERTGNVDIITLAMNLYSQGVDPKLDLGNMPKITETYEQCTGMNVYERSPYAGQLVFAAFSGSHQDAIAKGMKWREERDPDHWTVPYLPIDPTDVGRNYDADVIRINSQSGKGGVGYILENRFGLMLPKKMKEAMGYACKAVSDRKHEELTPEEIFEIFKDEFEGLTAPIHVNEVHFEQKDGITAHVTSSINDEEPVVTMATGNGRLDAVSNALKEAYHLDYALDVYTEHALEKSSSSRAIAYVGLSWPDGTMTWGAGLDPDIIRASIDALVTAVNNK
- a CDS encoding sugar transferase, with protein sequence MNSKYRMIQTYGIWLLDLVCIIVSYRISKAIRYGTDFRFRNFAANQLIILFILFCFAYNFFLDWNHDYLVRGTLKEFSAVLKYNATMLVVLGVYVFLTHTYFLVSRLLVGRFLLINLALMFVSHVLVKKVLRVFLQGEKTVSKILVIAEPELMEETIDRIRRTMGVSTQVVAAAYAVDEPAGGSEETVKGVPVLPGIRDLTEVLVQTPFDEVFINTPDISQRKLRQMILGFEEMGVTCHYNLELPNIGAAASHVGSYGTYSVITYQKTLVSQKKLLVKRFFDILGGIVGLAVTGILTLFIAPAIKLDSPGPVFFSQTRVGKNGRRFRIYKFRSMYQDAEARKKDLLKQNEMNGLMFKMEDDPRVTKVGAFLRKTSLDEFPQFLNVLKGDMSLVGTRPPTEKEFEQYNEHYRRRISMTPGLTGMWQVSGRSDITDFDEVVRLDLEYIDNWSLTLDLKILLQTVGVLFSHRGAK
- the thrC gene encoding threonine synthase, whose amino-acid sequence is MDIRYRSTRSNTYVTASEAILQGLSEDGGLFVPTEIPSLPGSLSELASLSYQEIACRVMSRFLTDFTEDELRACIRGAYDSKFDTPLIAPLTEKDGAWYLELYHGSTIAFKDMALSILPYLMTTAARKNGEDKKIVILTATSGDTGKAAMAGFADVPGTEIIVFYPKDGVSHIQEKQMVTQRGSNTHVIAINGNFDDAQSAVKRMFNDREMEERIGRAGFRFSSANSINIGRLVPQIVYYVYAYCQLLSSGNIHEGEKINITVPTGNFGNILAAYYAKRMGLPVNRLICASNTNRVLADFFATGEYDRRREFILTSSPSMDILISSNLERLIYHISGDDPDRCRGFMERLARDGDYSITDDMRAKLTDFRGGFATEEENFAGIRALYEKTGYVIDTHTGIANAVYRCYREETGDETPTVIASTASPFKFAGSVVGAIAPEKANGLDDFALIDLLSELSGVKEPAAITDIRTAPVRHRTVCDVKDMPAEVERILGVRG